CACAAGGCACCGTAGAGGTGCCTTTTTTATTATTCTGTTTTGGCACAAAGAGAGGAGAAAAGCGCCATGCATTATGACCTTATCATCGTCGGAAGTGGGTCTGTGGGTGCCGCCGCTGGCTGCTATGCAACACATTCTGGCTTGAATGTCCTGATGATCGATAGCTGTCATCCCCCTCATCAGCAAGGTAGCCACCACGGCGATACACGCCTGATGCGCCACGCCTATGGCGAAGGCGAAAAGTATGTCCCGTTGGTGTTACGCGCTCAGAAACTTTGGGACGCATTACAGGAAATCAGCGGCGAGAAAGTGTTTCATCGCACCGGCGTGATTAATCTCGGGCCGTCTGATTCAACGTTTATCGCCACGGTGCAGCAAAGTGCGAAAAACTGGTCATTGCCGCTTGAAACATTGAGTGCTGAAGCAGTAATGACCCGTTGGCCACAGATAACCGTTCCCGAAAACTATCTCGGCTTGTTTGAGCCGAACTCTGGCGTACTGCGCAGCGAGTTGGCGATTAAGACCTATATTCGACTGGCAAACCAGGGTGGCTGTGCTCAGCTGTTTAATTGCCCTGTGACCGACATTCGTCATACCGCTGAAGGTGTGGTCGTTAACACGCAGGAAGGTGAATTCACCGCGGACAAACTGCTGATCAGTGCCGGAACGTGGGTCACCAAATTAATACCTGAACTGCCCATCACCCCGGTGCGTAAAATCTTCAGCTGGCATCAGGCGGATGGGCGCTACAGTGAAAAGAATCATTTCCCGGCTTTTACCGCCGAACTGCCTGATGGGGATCAGTATTACGGTTTCCCAGCGGGCGAGGATAACGAGCTGAAGCTCGGCAAACATAATGGCGGTCAGCCGATAAGCGAACCGCAACAGCGTAAGCCCTTTGGTGCCATCGCGACGGACGGAAGTGAAGTGTTCAGCTTCTTGCGCCAGATAATGCCAGGTGTTGGCGTCTGCATGCATGGCGCCGCCTGCACGTACGATATGTCACCGGATGAAGATTTTATTATTGATACCCTTCCGGGCCATGACAACACACTGGTGATTACCGGTTTGAGCGGACACGGATTTAAGTTCGCCTCAGTGCTTGGGGAGATAGCCTGTCAGTTTGCACTCGGCAAAGAGTGGAGCTTCGACCTTACGCCGTTCTCACTCTCGCGTTTTAAGGTTGCCATAGACTGATGTGATTGATACCCAAAATAATTCAAGTTGCAGGACAAGAGGCTTTAGCCTTTTGAACAGCGCTTGCGCTGGCCCCAAAGGGGCGAGGCTACGCCGAGTAACGCGGCGAATTCACTCCCCCCAGGAGCTTACTAAAGTAAGTGACTGGGGTGAGTGAATGAAGCCAACGCACATGCAGCTTGAAGTATGAAGGGTATTACTCGGGATCGGGGATCCCCAACGTAGTATTCAACGCGCCACGGGATTTGTTGAAAATCTTATTTCCATTTTCCCGTCCTGCACGACGGCGGCGTTGTTCTTCAGGAGAAAGCGCCAGCTCTTCACGACAAATTTCACTACAGCATCCGGTAAACTTCTCAGCACAACTTGGGCACTGAATAAACAGCAGATGGCAGCCGTCATTTTTGCAGTTGGTATGGTTGTCGCAAGATGCGCCGCACTGATGGCAATGGGCAATCACATCATCGGAAATGCGCTCGCCCATACGTTCGTCGAAAACAAAGTTTTTCCCGACAAAACGCACCGGAATGCCTTGTTCACGCGCACGTCTTGCGTACTCGATAATCCCGCCTTCAATGTGATAAACGTTCTTAAAACCATTGTGTAGCATCCAGGCGCTGGCTTTCTCGCAGCGGATCCCACCGGTACAATACATGACAATTTTCTTGTCTTTGTCTTCCTGAAGCATATCGACCGCTTTCGGCAACTGCTCACGGAAGGTATCCGCAGGGATCTCCATCGCATCCTGGAAATGACCCACTTCGTATTCGTAATGGTTGCGCATGTCGATGAACACCGCTTCCGGGTCGTCGAGCATAGCATTCACGTCTGCCGCTTTGAGGTATGCGCCGACATTGCTGGCATCAAACGACGGGTCATCAATTCCATCCGCGACAATACGGTCGCGAACTTTCATGCGTAATACCCAAAACGATTTGCCGTCGTCTTCGAGCGCAATATTCAGGCGCACGCCATTGAGTGCGGGATGAAAACCGTAAAGTGTTTCGCGGAACGCATCCACTCGGCTTTGAGGAACGCTGATTTGCGCGTTAATCCCTTCATGGGCGAGGTAAACGCGACCAAATACATTGAGCGATGTAAACGCCTGGTAAAGCGCATCACGAGTCGTTTGAGGTTCTTCAATGGTGAAATATTTATAGAATGAGATCGTGGTGCGCGGCTCAGTTTCAGCCAGCATGCGCACACGCAATTCTTCATTCGATATGCGGTTGTGTAACACTGGCATGGTGTTCGCTCTGCAATCGTTGAGAAAAAAGTGGGCTGCATCATATAGCAATTAACGTTAATTTACATCCCTGCATTTTGCGTAACATTTCCCTTATCTATCCGCACCAAAAACAACAACAGGTGGAATATCAAGCACTCTGCCACGGTTAATTTTGGATGATTCATAATTAATGTCACAATAGTCTGACTCAAGAAGATCCGGCATTTGCCGTCACAATAGGTTTTACATGACGAACTTACCGCAATTCTCGCGCGCACTACTTCATCCCCGCTATTGGGGAACCTGGTTAGGTATTGGCCTACTCTATTTAATTACTTTGCTCCCTTATCCCGTCATTTATCGACTCGGGCGTGGCCTTGGTCAACTTGCAAGACGGTTTATGAAACGCCGCGTCAGAATTACCCGCCGCAATCTTGAGCTCGCCTTCCCCCACAAAACAGCGGAAGAACGCGAATATTATCTCGAGAAAAACTTCGAATCAGTCGGCCTCGGCCTGATGGAAACCGGCATTGCCTGGTTCTGGCCAACCTGGCGTATTCGACGCTGGTGCGATGTTTCCGGTGTTGAACAGATTCATGCGGTTCAGGAAGCAAAACGTGGCGTGTTGCTCATTGGCATTCACTTCCTGACGCTTGAATTAGGGGCGCGAATGTTCGGCATGAACACGCCAGGAATCGGGGTTTACCGCCCGAATGACAACCCCCTTCTTGACTGGCTACAAACCTGGGGTCGTATGCGTTCGAACAAAAGCATGATCGACAGGAAAGATCTCAAAGGGATGATCCGCGCCCTTAAACAGGGCGAAATCATCTGGTACGCACCGGACCACGATTACGGCCCACGCGGCAGCGTATTTGTCCCATTTTTTGGCGTTGACGAAGCCGCCACTACCACCGGAACCTACACGCTGACACGGATGTCCGGTGCTGCGATTGTGCCAATGGTTCCCAGACGCAAACCGGACGGTAAAGGTTACGAGCTGATTATTCTGCCTGCAGAATTTTCACCCCCGCTGGAAACCCCTGAAGGCACCGCAATCTGGATGAATAAAATCATCGAGCAGTGCATTTTGATGGCTCCCGAGCAGTACATGTGGTTGCACCGCCGTTTTAAAACGCGCCCTAAAGGCGTGCCATCACGGTATTAACTTCGGTACCTGGGTGGCTTTTGCCACCCTTAACTCATTCTGAAATTGTATTTCAGAAACATTGCCCCACCTCGGCTTCAGGCGCATAATTAGCAAGGTAATAATTCCCACACACATCTTTCTCTGCCTTGAAATGGAGCGTTATGACTCTCCCTGAGAACACGATCAACTGGAAACGAAATCTCACCGTTGCATGGCTTGGGTGTTTTCTTACTGGTGTCGCATTTAGCCTGGTTATGCCTTTCCTCCCGCTCTATGTCGAACAACTTGGCGTAACCGGGCACAGCGCGCTCAACATGTGGTCTGGGATTGTTTTCAGTATCACCTTTTTGTTCTCAGCTATCGCGTCACCTTTCTGGGGTGGGCTTGCCGACCGCAAAGGCCGCAAGATTATGCTGCTGCGCTCCGCGCTGGGGATGTCCATCGTGATGGTGCTGATGGGCTTTGCGAGTAATATCTGGCAATTTCTGGCGCTTCGCGCGCTGCTCGGGCTGTTGGGCGGATTTGTACCCAATGCAAACGCGTTGATTGCCACGCAGGTACCCCGTCATAAAAGTGGTTGGGCGCTAGGTACGCTGTCTACCGGTGGTGTGAGTGGCGCACTTCTTGGGCCAATGATTGGCGGTTTTCTGGCGGATACTTACGGCCTGCGTCCGGTGTTTTTTATCACTGCTGCCGTGCTCTTTACCTGTTTCGTTTTTACCTTGTTCTGTATTCGTGAACAATTCACTCCCGTGCACAAAAAGGACATGCTTCACGCACGCCAGGTCTTCACATCACTCAAAAATCCTCGTCTGGTGCTAAGCCTTTTTGTCACCACCATGATCATTCAGGTCGCCACCGGATCTATCGCCCCGATTCTTACGCTTTACGTGCGTGAACTGGCGGGAAATGTCAGCAATCTGGCTTTTATCAGCGGGATGATTGCCTCTGTTCCCGGCGTTGCAGCACTGATCAGTGCGCCGCGACTGGGGAAACTGGGAGATAGAATCGGGCCTGAGCGGATTTTAATCTGCGCCCTAGTTTTCTCCGTCTTGTTGCTGATCCCGATGTCGATGGTACAAAACCCGTGGCAATTAGGCGTGTTACGCTTCCTGTTAGGCGCCGCTGATGGCGCGCTGCTGCCTGCGGTTCAAACCCTGCTTATCTACAATTCCAGCAATCAAATTGCCGGGCGTATCTTTAGTTATAACCAGTCATTCCGCGATATCGGTAATGTCACCGGTCCGTTGATGGGTGCCGCAGTTTCAGCCAACTATGGCTTTCGCACGGTATTTTTAGTCACTGGCTGTGTGGTTCTTTTCAATGCGCTTTACTCATGGATAAGCCTGCGTCGCCCAACAGAACGCGTGAGTGTTTCGGAAGATTAACGACAAATACCCAAAATAATTTGAGTTACATCGCGGCGGCAAGAGAACGAACCCCGATGAGCTTACATATGTAAGTGATTCGGGTGAGTGAACGTAGCCAACAAAGAGGCAGCTCGAAGTATGAAGGGTATTAATTTCATACTTGCAACTTTGGAGACAGCGTCAACAATTAACTTGAAATGACACCGGAGCGCGCTCCCTGACCTGTTTACAAAGGAGATCACCATGAGTTTATATGCCACGCTGGAAGAGGCCATTGATGCTGCACGCGAGCTCTACCTTGTAGAAAACCCCGAGCTTGATGAAGAGAGTGCCAGTGTTCAACAACTGAACATTCAAAAGTACATTCTTCAGGACGGCGATATTATGTGGCAGGCCGAGTTCTTTGCTGATGACAGCGAAGATGGTGAATGTTTGCCGATGCTCAGTGGTGAAGCGGCGCAAAGCGTGTTTGATGGCGACTATGACGAAATAGAGTTACGCCAGGAGTGGATCGAAGAAAATACGCTGCATGAATGGGACGAAGGTGAATTTCAACTTGAGCCGCCTCTGGACACCGAGGAAGGACAGACTGCGGCTGATGAATGGGATGAACGATAAGATTTATTCGTAAGGCCCATGGCTGGCATCAATCGGCAGTAACAGTGTGTCGAAGACCAGTGAAAAGGGCAAATCGAGCACCGTGATATAGCGCCAGGCGCTGTCACGCACATCCCACTGCACACCGGGGTAATACTGATTACCGTGTCCCTGCCCCGGTACAGCACGACTAATAATGCTGCCGCACCCACTGAGTACGCACGCGACCATTACCACAACAATCATTCTTAGCAATTTTATCTCCTGCCGCTGAGCGCAAAAAAATGCCGCCCCGAAGGCCGGCATTGATGACGCGATTCGCGCTTTATTTGGACGGTAATGCCTCTGGGTTCAGATTAACCGTTTTGTAGTTATCCACCCAGGACGAATAGCGCTCCGGGTTTGACCACACACGGTAATGCAGACGAGACATGGTTACCGGGTCGCTTAACAACACCAAGCGACGATCGCGATTGAGTTTCTCAGGCGTTTCATTCAGCGCCTGTTCAACGTGACGATCACGGGCAATCTCCAGCACTTGACTTGCACGGTGACGCGCCGTAGCCATCGCCGTAGCCAGGGCATTAAACGACGGGTTAAACACCGCGTGCATAAACCCATCATCCAGCGTACGGCTGCGGTTAAGCTTCAGGTAGTTATCTGTATCGACCAGAACCTGCGGAGGAGAATACTCTTCCGGGATCAGGAACAACTTCCAACGCTTAGTACGCAATCCGATTGTCGCACGGCTTGAAATCACCGAGACGAACGGCGACAGAATCAGTGAGAACACGATTGGCGCAAGCCAGAACAGGAAACGCAAATCCAACCACGCCATCCCAACAGCCCACACCAGCCCCAGCAGAAGCTGAGAACCGTGGCGCATGAATGCTTCGCCCCATGGTGTGGAGTCATCGTCGCGCTGTGGCGAGTTCCATACCACTTCCCAACCGAGGAACGCGCTGACCACAAACACGGTGTGGAACAGCATACGTACCGGAGCCAGTAGCACAGAGAACAGCACTTCCAGCAGCAGCGAAAGCGTCACGCGGAAGAAACCGCCGAACTCTTTCGAGCCTTTGCACCAAATCAGAATGATGCTCAGAAGCTTCGGCAGGAACAACAACACCATGGTGGAAGCAAACAACGCAATCGCCAGTTCCGGACGCCACTGCGGCCACACCGGGAATAGCTGGCGCGGTTGCAGGAAGTATTGCGGTTCTGTCAACGCGTGTACCACCTGCAAGGCAGTCGATAACGCAAGGAACATAAACCACAACGGCGCGGACAAATAAGACATGACGCCGGTCAGGAACACCGCACGGTGAACCGGGTGCATCCCTTTTACCAGGAACAGACGGAAGTTCATCAAGTTACCGTGGCACCAGCGGCGGTCACGCTTGAGCTCGTCCAGTAAGTTCGGCGGCAGTTCTTCATAAGAACCTGGCAAGTCGTATGCAATCCAAACGCCCCACCCTGCACGGCGCATCAGTGCCGCTTCCACGAAATCGTGAGAAAGGATAGAACCGGCGAATGAACCTTCACCAGGCAGCGGTGCTAACGCACAGTGCTCGATGAACGGCTTAACGCGAATAATAGCGTTATGCCCCCAGTAGTGGGATTCACCCAACTGCCAGAAGTGCAAACCCGCAGTAAACAACGGCCCGTAAACACGAGTCGCAAACTGCTGGCAACGCGCATACAGCGTGTCCATGCCGGACGCTTTTGGTGAAGACTGAATAATGCCCGCATTCGGGTTAGCATTCATCAAACGCACCAGGTTGGTCAGGCAGTCACCGCTCATGACGGAGTCAGCATCCAACACCACCATGTAGCTGTATTGATTGCCCCAGCGACGGCAGAAGTCATCGATGTTGCCACTTTTACGCTTCACACGGCGGCGGCGGCGACGGTAGAAGATCTGCCCTTCGCCCTGCACTTCGTTAATCAGCTCCATCCACGCTTTTTGCTCAGCAACACAGATATCCGGGTTGTAGCTGTCGCTCAGGATGTAAACGTCGAAGTGTTGCTGCTGGCCGGTCGCTTTTACCGATTCCCACGTCGCCCGCAGACCCGCAAAGACACGGTCTACGTCTTCGTTACAAATAGGCATAATCAACGCGGTACGGTTTGCCGGATCGATAGGTTCGTCGCCAACCGTTGAAGCAGAGATACTGTATTTATCTTTGCCCATCAGTAGCTGCAGGAAGCCCATCAACGCGGTCCAGAAACCGGCTGATACCCAACAGAACAGAATCGCAAACAGGATCAAGATGCCCGTCTGCAACACATACGGCAGCAGTTGCATGAAGGACACCCACAAATCCTGGCCGAACATGTCGGAAGGATTGATCAGTGCCCAGCCCTGATAAGGAAGAATGGTCTTCATGTACCAGGTTGCAACCACGGTCTGAGAAATCGTCAGCAGCAGCAGAATGTAACGTCGAATCGTCCCGACGGTACGCCATTTCTGCTCAGCTTCAGCTTCTTCTTTCGACATATAGCGAGGATTAACTTCCCGCCCGCGTAAACGATCCCAGAAACGACCGATCGGGTTGGTGCGCCACGGATCGGGGAACATAGAAGAACGCGTTGCTTTTGGCATTGCCTGCAACTGGGTGCGCCCTTCTTCATCCTCAATCAGTTGTTCACCGCCCAACGATCCTGGCCAACTCGCTTCGAGTCGGGCCTTTACCGAGGCTAAAGGGGAATCATCGGCTCTGTCATAGTGGTGCTCTTGCGCATCCAGCGCCTCATGCACCGCTTGCAGATCCGATGCAGGCAGAGCCGCTTTCTGCTCGGCAGAAAGCGGAAGGACATCAATATAAGCAGACGCAGTATCAGTAAACTTATTCATTGGCAGGTAGCTGGTAGCTCCAGGTTTCACTCAACGTTTGATCACCATTGACCAGCGCTGCACGCATTTCAGTCGGTTTCTTCTCATCTTTGACTTTCAGACGTACAGTCAAACGCCAGCCTTTGGTGACTGGGTTATAACGTACCTGGCTGTCAACGATTTCACCATTGTCACCAATGCTGGTTTGAGCTGTAACCGGCGTATCTTGCGGCAGTTTTTTCATATCCGCACCGACGTAATCAACGATAAATGCAATAGTGCCGTCAGGTTGGCGAATCAGATTCGACTGTTTAACATCACCGTTTGAGCGGCGAGTCTGCGCAACATACGCGTTATCTGGCGCATGCATTTTGTCTTCGTCACGGCTGAAAGTAATGGTGTACTTGAAGTTCATCTCTTTGCCTGGTTCCGGGAGTTGATCCGGAGTCCAGTAAGCAACGATGTTGTCATTGGTTTCATCGTTGGTTGGGATTTCAACCAGTTCGACGCGACCTTTACCCCAATCACCTTGCGGCGCAACCCAGGCACTTGGACGCTGATCGTAACGATCGTCAAGATCTTCAAAGCGCGAGAACTGACGGCCACGTTGCAGCAAACCAAAGCCAACCGGATTTTCTGTCGCGAAGGAACTCACCGCCAGATGTTTCGGGTTGTTCAGCGGACGCCAAATCCACTCACCGTTACCGGCATGGATAGACAGACCGTTGGAATCATGTAATTCAGGACGGAAGTTGCTGCCTGGTGATGGCTGATTTGGCCCAAACAGGAACATACTGGTCAGCGGTGCAACACCCAGCTTGCCCACTTTGTCGCGCAGATACACTTTCGACTGCACGTTAACCACCGTGTCACGGCCAGGGGTAATCACAAAGCGATACGCCCCCGTAGCACGTGGAGAATCAAGCAACGCATAGAGGGTCAGCGTTTTATCACCCGCTTTCGGGCGCTCAATCCAGTACTCACGGAAACGTGGGAACTCTTCGCCAGATGGCAAAGCAGTGTCGATTGCCAAACCACGAGCAGACAGGCCATAAACCTGACCTGAGCCAATCACACGGAAATAACTCGCCCCGAGCATGCTGACAATTTCGTCGTTTTTATCTTTGCTGTTGATCGGATAGAGCACTTTGAACCCGGCGAAGCCAAGATCTTTCACGGTGTCTTTATCGTGTTTTACATTACCGAAATTAAAGTAATCCGGGTTGTACTTGATCTTATGAACCGCAGTTGCTGTCACTTCATTGATAGCAACAGGGGTGTCGAAGTACATACCCTGATGATAAAATTCAAGCTTAAATGGGGTCTTTAACTTGCTCCAGTAGGCTTTATCATGATTGAACTGGATCTGCTGATAATCCGCATATTTCATGTCGCGGAAGAGCGAAGGCAGATTGCTTTTCGGTGCTTCGTAGCTTTTGCCCGCTAATGTTTTCGCTTGTTTTGCGACATCATCGATGGTGAAGGCCCAAACCGAGGTGGTATAAAGTGACAACATGACTGCCGCACCGAGCCCACACATTTTCATCATTTTTAGTTTATGTTTCATATTAACCAGCACATCCCCCTTTGTGTGCTTAAATCAATCCAATCCATTTTAATGGAAACTTCTGCTTTCCGACAACCAAATACCCGCATTGTTCAGCGCACTGGCTCAGCCTTTAAGCAAAAAAAGACAACTGCTTACGCTTTCAGAGCCCATCCAGGAGACAGGATGTCATGGTTAGTGTAGGGTTGCCACGGAATTGATACCGTTCGGGACTTCAAGCCTATTGGGATATGTTCTTAAGGATAAGGCGATTCGTCCGATAATGTCTGGAGTATTATGAGTAAAGCACCACAACAACGCGAGTTTTTCCTCGATTCAATCCGAGCCTGGTTAATGCTCTTAGGCATTCCGTTTCATATCTCGCTTATCTATTCAAGCCACCACTGGCATGTCAACAGCGCTGAAGCCTCATGGGGATTAACCCTGTTTAATGACTTCATTCACGCCTTCCGTATGCAGGTGTTCTTTGTCATTTCTGGCTATTTTTCTTACATGCTTTTTTTGCGCTACCCGCTTAAACGCTGGTGGAAAGTACGCGTGGAGCGTGTTGGTATCCCGATGTTAACTGCCATTCCGTTGCTGACTCTGCCGCAATTTTTAATGCTGCAACACGTTAACGACAAAGCAAAAAACTGGCCGGGTCTTACCCCTTACGAAAAATACAACACACTGGTTTGGGAACTGGTTTCCCATTTATGGTTCTTGTTAGTGATGGTGGTATTGACGACAATTTGTTTGTTTTTGTTTCGACAAATGAAAGCCCGTCTTGAGAAGACACCAGAAAATAACGCTTCCGCCATTACGTTAGGAAAGCTCTCAATTGCCTTCCTGGGCTTCGGCTTTTTATACGGCGCCATTCGCCGCACTATTTTCGTTATTTACTCACCGATATTAAGTGATGGTCTGTTTAACTTTGTGGTGATGCAGACGCTGTTTTATCTGCCATTCTTCATGCTGGGTGCTTTAGTGTTTGTACGCCCACAACTGAAAGCCCTGTTCACGACCCCGTCACCATGGTGTGCTGCAGGTGCGGTCGTGGCGTTTTCTGCCTATCTGCTGAACCAGCGTTACGGCAGCGGTGATGCCTGGATGTATGAAACCGAAAGCGTCATCACGATGGTATTAGGACTGTGGATGGTCAACGTGGTGTTCTCACTTGGCCATAAACTGCTGAACTTCCAATCCCGGCGCGTCACCTATTTCGTGAATGCATCACTGTTTATTTATCTGGTGCACCACCCACTGACGCTCTTCTTTGGCGCCTATATCACGCCGCATATTGATTCAAATATTGTGGGCTTTATTACGGGGCTTATCTTTGTGGTGGGTACAGCGATAGTTTTATACGAAATCCATCTGCGCATTCCGCTGCTGCGTTTCTTATTCTCCGGCAAACCGCAGAATGTGGCGGTCAAAGTGGCAAGTTAGAGTAACCACTCAATAGGCAAGCGATAAACTAACCGCACCAGGGCCCGTTGCCAGAAACGGGTGTGCGGTTCTTTCTTCCAGACGATCTCTTTGCCCTCACAGTTTTCCACCCAATTCACTCGCCCCCAGCGGTCTAAACGCAGCGCCCATGCGGCCTCTTTTTGGCTCTGCGTGAAACGTTGGTGGATATCCTCCGCCAGTGCTGCGCTCTCTATCACAAATCCCATTTCGGTATTGAGCATGGCTGAGCGCGGGTCAAAATTGAATGAGCCGATAAATACTTTCTGCTTATCCACGCTGAAGGTTTTGGCGTGCAAACTGGAGCCCGAATGTCCGGTTAGACCCCGGTCGCGCGGCCTGCGAGGGCCGTTGTTTTCTGGTTTTAATTCATAAAGTTCGACGCCATGACGGAGCAATTTTTTACGCCAGCGTGCATATCCGGCATGCACCACCGCGACATCGTTGGCGGCCAGAGAATTGGTGAGGATGGCTATTTTCACCCCTTTGCGCACCAGACCGAGAATTTGCGCGACACCGGCACGAGTCGGGACAAAATAGGCAGAAATAATGTCTATTTCCTGTTTTGGCAGGCCAATCACGTTGATCAGACGCTGTGGGAGCAACGTATGATTGCGCGCCCTTCCCTGCCCCTTACGCGGATCGTCACTGAGCAAACGGGTTTTAGCCCAGTACATATTTAACCTGCGAGCCACAAGATCCGTCGCAAACTGGCTGGTGGTCAGGCGATCAAGATAGCGTCGCGCCGTCGGATCGTTACGCCAGTCGTCGGGTAATTGTACCCGTTGCTGTAGAACATCGGCGTCAACGTCCAGGACTTTGGCAAGCGTCGAAACGCACTGGCTGTTCCAGTAGCGCTCAAAATCCTGGCTGACATTGCCCACCACCGGGCCAACCGCCAGCACATCTAAATCTGAAAACAGCGGTTGTTTACCGACGCCAAAATAGGCATCGCCGACATTGCGACCACCAACAATCGTTGTTTCACCATCCACGGTGAAACTCTTGTTGTGCATCCGGCGATTCAGACGGGCAAAGTCGGTTAGGTAACCAATGGCGCGAAACAAGCGAAATGAGAAAGGATTAAACAGGCGAACTTCAATGTGCGGATGAGAGTTAAGAAGCTCTAAAATATTATCCAGCCCATTGGTGTTGTTATCATCAAGCAACAGCCTGACTCTCACTCCGCGGTCAGCTGCCGCCAACAATGCACTAAATAACAGCCGCCCGGACATATCGTCCTGCCAGATGTAATACTGCACATCGAGGGTATTTTCCGCCATGCCGCACAACAGATAACGTGCGGTAAACGCATCAAGGCTATCCGCAAGAGGATGAATACCGCTCACGCCAGGATGCTCGGCGAGCGCAGGAGTAATCGCTCTCCCCAGGCGGGTGGCGTGATGATTCCTCACGTTAGAGCTGGGCAAGTAGCTGTTGATAAATCTGGGTATTTTCGTCATCGAAACAGACGAAAACGACTTCTTCGGGCAACGGACGCAGACCGATATATCGATAAACCGTATCGACAGCTATTTTCGCGGCCAACTCTTTTGGGAAAGCATAGGCTCCGGTGCTGATTGCCGGAAACGCGATAGTGCGATAACCATTGGCTGCGGCTAAATCCATGCTGTTGCGGTAGGTTTGTTCAAGCAATTCAGCTTCGTTTTCTTCACCACCGCGCCACACCGGGCCGACCGCGTGAATCACCGCTTTAACCGGAATATTTCCAGCTTCAGTAATCACCGCATGCCCAGGTTGACAGTCGCCCTGTTGACGACGAATGACTTCACAGGCCGCCAATAATGCAGGCCCAGCCGCACGATGAATTGCGCCATCAACACCACCGCCGCCCATCAGGGAGGAATTCGCCGCATTGACTATCACGTCAACTTTAGCGTGGGTGATATCGCCTTGTATCACCGACAATCTTTCGCTCATTGGGAAATCTCCAGTTAGTCTTTGAGAGTAGTCTAAACTTGCCGGACCACTGACGTATACCCCAAAAAATTCAGCTTACTGAGGAATTACCTCTGACATCTACCCTCTGATTTTTCTCGATTATCCGATAAAAGCGCCAACATACCTGACGCATTTTTTTATTGCAGGCGCATCTGTAGCAAACTCCTGGCTGCAAAATAGACACTTAAAGAATAATCAGCTCTGGCGTGAAATTAACGGGGAAAGGCTGCTCGCCGCAACAGGCAATCAGTGAATCGTCGAGGCTAACATGATGTAAATAGCGGTCT
The nucleotide sequence above comes from Buttiauxella selenatireducens. Encoded proteins:
- the solA gene encoding N-methyl-L-tryptophan oxidase codes for the protein MHYDLIIVGSGSVGAAAGCYATHSGLNVLMIDSCHPPHQQGSHHGDTRLMRHAYGEGEKYVPLVLRAQKLWDALQEISGEKVFHRTGVINLGPSDSTFIATVQQSAKNWSLPLETLSAEAVMTRWPQITVPENYLGLFEPNSGVLRSELAIKTYIRLANQGGCAQLFNCPVTDIRHTAEGVVVNTQEGEFTADKLLISAGTWVTKLIPELPITPVRKIFSWHQADGRYSEKNHFPAFTAELPDGDQYYGFPAGEDNELKLGKHNGGQPISEPQQRKPFGAIATDGSEVFSFLRQIMPGVGVCMHGAACTYDMSPDEDFIIDTLPGHDNTLVITGLSGHGFKFASVLGEIACQFALGKEWSFDLTPFSLSRFKVAID
- the trhO gene encoding oxygen-dependent tRNA uridine(34) hydroxylase TrhO, whose protein sequence is MPVLHNRISNEELRVRMLAETEPRTTISFYKYFTIEEPQTTRDALYQAFTSLNVFGRVYLAHEGINAQISVPQSRVDAFRETLYGFHPALNGVRLNIALEDDGKSFWVLRMKVRDRIVADGIDDPSFDASNVGAYLKAADVNAMLDDPEAVFIDMRNHYEYEVGHFQDAMEIPADTFREQLPKAVDMLQEDKDKKIVMYCTGGIRCEKASAWMLHNGFKNVYHIEGGIIEYARRAREQGIPVRFVGKNFVFDERMGERISDDVIAHCHQCGASCDNHTNCKNDGCHLLFIQCPSCAEKFTGCCSEICREELALSPEEQRRRRAGRENGNKIFNKSRGALNTTLGIPDPE
- a CDS encoding Kdo(2)-lipid IV(A) acyltransferase — encoded protein: MTNLPQFSRALLHPRYWGTWLGIGLLYLITLLPYPVIYRLGRGLGQLARRFMKRRVRITRRNLELAFPHKTAEEREYYLEKNFESVGLGLMETGIAWFWPTWRIRRWCDVSGVEQIHAVQEAKRGVLLIGIHFLTLELGARMFGMNTPGIGVYRPNDNPLLDWLQTWGRMRSNKSMIDRKDLKGMIRALKQGEIIWYAPDHDYGPRGSVFVPFFGVDEAATTTGTYTLTRMSGAAIVPMVPRRKPDGKGYELIILPAEFSPPLETPEGTAIWMNKIIEQCILMAPEQYMWLHRRFKTRPKGVPSRY
- the mdtG gene encoding multidrug efflux MFS transporter MdtG; this encodes MTLPENTINWKRNLTVAWLGCFLTGVAFSLVMPFLPLYVEQLGVTGHSALNMWSGIVFSITFLFSAIASPFWGGLADRKGRKIMLLRSALGMSIVMVLMGFASNIWQFLALRALLGLLGGFVPNANALIATQVPRHKSGWALGTLSTGGVSGALLGPMIGGFLADTYGLRPVFFITAAVLFTCFVFTLFCIREQFTPVHKKDMLHARQVFTSLKNPRLVLSLFVTTMIIQVATGSIAPILTLYVRELAGNVSNLAFISGMIASVPGVAALISAPRLGKLGDRIGPERILICALVFSVLLLIPMSMVQNPWQLGVLRFLLGAADGALLPAVQTLLIYNSSNQIAGRIFSYNQSFRDIGNVTGPLMGAAVSANYGFRTVFLVTGCVVLFNALYSWISLRRPTERVSVSED
- a CDS encoding MysB family protein encodes the protein MSLYATLEEAIDAARELYLVENPELDEESASVQQLNIQKYILQDGDIMWQAEFFADDSEDGECLPMLSGEAAQSVFDGDYDEIELRQEWIEENTLHEWDEGEFQLEPPLDTEEGQTAADEWDER
- a CDS encoding YceK/YidQ family lipoprotein; translated protein: MIVVVMVACVLSGCGSIISRAVPGQGHGNQYYPGVQWDVRDSAWRYITVLDLPFSLVFDTLLLPIDASHGPYE